The nucleotide sequence AGATGAGCGACCTGCCCGCCTCGGTGCGTGCGGTCACCGACCCGCTGGACGCGGTGGGCAACACCACCAAGGCCGTGACCAAGGGCTACGCCATCGGCTCGGCCGGCCTGGCCGCCCTGGTACTGTTCGCCGACTACACCCACAAGCTCGAGGGCTATGGCCGCCCCGTGAGCTTCGACCTGTCCGACCCGATGGTGATCGTGGGCCTGTTCATCGGCGGCCTGATCCCCTACCTGTTCGGCGCCATGGCCATGGAGGCCGTGGGCCGCGCCGCCGGCGCCGTGGTGGTCGAGGTGCGCCGCCAGTTCAGCACCATCAAGGGCATCATGGACGGCAGCGGCAAGCCCGAGTACGGCAAGGCCGTGGACATGCTGACCACCGCCGCCATCAAGGAGATGATCATCCCCTCGCTGCTGCCGGTGGTCGTGCCCATCCTGGTGGGTCTGCTGCTGGGTCCGAAGGCCCTGGGCGGCCTGCTGATGGGCACCATCGTCACCGGCCTGTTCGTCGCCATCTCCATGTGCACCGGTGGCGGTGCCTGGGACAACGCCAAGAAGTACATCGAGGACGGCCACCACGGCGGCAAGGGCTCGGAGGCGCACAAGGCCGCCGTCACCGGCGACACCGTGGGCGATCCTTACAAGGACACGGCCGGCCCGGCAGTGAACCCGCTGATCAAGATCATCAACATCGTGGCCCTGCTCATCGTGCCGCTGGTGGTGAAGTTCCATGGCGGCAACACGGCGCCGGCCAAGGCCGAGACGGCCCCGGCGGCGGTGACGGCTCAGGCGGCGGCCGCCAAGAAGTAAGCCGGCCGCTTTGCGCGATCCCAGGCCCGCTTCGGCGGGCCTTTTCCATTTGCCGCTACGGTGCGCGCGTGACCGCCCGTACCAGCTGGCTGGCCGGGCCCACCAGTTCCTGCAGGCGGTGCAGCCGGTCCTGCTCGATGTACTCCAGCACCAGCTCGTTGATGCCGCCGACCACGGCCATGGCCATGCCGGGCGACAGCGGTGCCTGCCGCCCGCCGGCGTTCACCACGCCCAGCATGAAGCCCGCGATCTCCCGGTTGACCCGGCGGCGCGCGGCCAGGCCCTCGGGACCGATGCCTAGGATCTCGACAAAGAGGGTGCGCATGAGCACCGGGTTGTCGGCCATGCCGCCCAGGTAGGCGGCCAGCGCCCGTTCGATCTGGGTCTGCCATTCGTGGGTCGGGTCGAGGGCGTCCTTGAGCACCTGCAGCGCGTTGTGGCTGGCGGCCTCGTACAGCGCGATCAGGCACTCGGCCTTGGTCGAGAAATGCTCGTAGAAGGTGCGGCGCGACACGCTGGCTTCGCGCACGACATCGGCAATGGTGGTGTCGGCATAACCCTTGGCCGCCACCGCGCGCGCCATGCCGTCGAGC is from Ramlibacter tataouinensis TTB310 and encodes:
- a CDS encoding TetR/AcrR family transcriptional regulator; the encoded protein is MAETSSPSAFEHRSRLLDGMARAVAAKGYADTTIADVVREASVSRRTFYEHFSTKAECLIALYEAASHNALQVLKDALDPTHEWQTQIERALAAYLGGMADNPVLMRTLFVEILGIGPEGLAARRRVNREIAGFMLGVVNAGGRQAPLSPGMAMAVVGGINELVLEYIEQDRLHRLQELVGPASQLVRAVTRAP